A genomic region of Pseudoalteromonas piscicida contains the following coding sequences:
- a CDS encoding TonB-dependent siderophore receptor, which translates to MTRSLLTVSVLSSLYSSLSVAEQPIETIDVHGTRAPLYSTRDVNASALGMKDPQLLPISIQSFSEELISNQRVKTLGEVLANDASVQNTSIGTVFDFVSLRGFQLDWTNGLRRDGLALAPYQDVPLENIQRIDIVKGPSSLVSGFNNPGGTINYVTKRPTMDAFLDVTTEVRSRGGKYLHIDLGGPISDEQTFGYRINAAAEKNGDFTGGDDLERYFFSAALDWQVSDRLFIRLDGDFQDKSTVSQPLIGLSSDPNDPDRKILPPYVDTSDVLLGQPWAKYETESYNLAARADFWLNDTWQWVNQAALSGNDRFTVFPDIYSVDTQGNVLSAAIHVTPDETYDTLSAHSFISGQLTTAAIEHELVVGVSIRDYESKDGRWFELTNPVGNIFNPIHSSKPQFPDYPEPTKTEASESALFITDTLHFNDVFYATLGLRHIQYKKEQTLPGQTKTTLDDRTFNTPS; encoded by the coding sequence ATGACAAGGTCACTCCTGACAGTTAGCGTGCTTAGTAGCTTATATTCTTCACTTAGTGTTGCCGAACAACCCATTGAAACAATTGATGTGCATGGCACTCGCGCGCCTCTTTACAGCACGAGAGACGTGAACGCTTCGGCATTGGGGATGAAAGATCCGCAGCTTCTTCCTATTTCCATTCAATCATTTTCTGAAGAACTGATCAGCAATCAAAGAGTAAAAACGCTAGGCGAAGTCCTTGCCAACGATGCTTCTGTTCAAAATACCTCAATTGGTACGGTTTTCGACTTTGTGAGTCTGCGTGGCTTTCAACTAGATTGGACCAACGGTTTAAGACGCGACGGTTTAGCGCTTGCCCCCTACCAAGATGTACCGCTAGAGAATATTCAGCGCATTGATATCGTCAAAGGCCCGTCAAGTCTCGTATCAGGCTTTAACAACCCCGGCGGTACCATCAACTATGTGACAAAGCGCCCAACCATGGACGCCTTTTTGGATGTCACAACAGAAGTACGTAGCCGTGGAGGAAAGTATTTACACATCGATCTCGGTGGGCCAATTTCTGACGAGCAAACGTTCGGCTATCGTATTAATGCAGCAGCAGAGAAAAACGGTGACTTTACTGGTGGTGATGACTTAGAGCGCTATTTCTTTAGTGCAGCACTGGATTGGCAAGTCTCAGATCGCCTATTTATCCGATTAGACGGCGATTTCCAAGACAAAAGCACTGTATCACAGCCTTTGATAGGCCTTTCCAGCGACCCCAATGACCCTGACCGTAAAATATTACCGCCCTATGTCGACACCAGTGATGTATTGCTCGGACAACCTTGGGCAAAGTATGAAACCGAGTCTTATAACCTAGCCGCACGTGCTGATTTTTGGTTGAACGACACGTGGCAATGGGTAAACCAAGCTGCGCTTTCTGGTAATGATAGGTTTACCGTTTTTCCTGATATCTACTCGGTTGATACACAAGGTAATGTGCTGTCTGCCGCTATCCACGTTACCCCAGACGAAACGTATGACACGCTCTCCGCACATAGTTTTATCAGCGGTCAGCTTACCACCGCAGCAATTGAACATGAACTAGTCGTCGGCGTTAGTATTCGTGATTATGAGTCTAAGGATGGTCGTTGGTTTGAATTAACCAACCCCGTTGGCAATATTTTCAATCCAATTCATAGCAGTAAACCGCAGTTCCCTGATTATCCAGAACCAACCAAAACTGAAGCCTCTGAAAGCGCGTTGTTTATCACAGATACCTTGCACTTTAACGATGTATTTTATGCCACCTTAGGGCTGCGTCATATTCAATACAAAAAAGAGCAAACTCTACCAGGCCAAACTAAAACCACATTAGACGACCGAACTTTTAATACCCCATCATAG
- a CDS encoding HIT family protein: protein MTIVEQIVARDIEAVIIYESEQVIAFADHDPINFGHILICPKSPYGTLLQVPESILAEIHSVARDLYERIERKFSPDGITLVQNNGHFNELSHYHLHIFPRYKRDSFAFGRDGLNIKPQEVLRTSLEGL, encoded by the coding sequence ATGACCATTGTTGAACAGATAGTTGCTAGAGATATTGAAGCGGTTATTATATATGAATCTGAGCAGGTGATTGCATTTGCCGATCATGACCCCATAAACTTTGGCCATATCTTAATTTGCCCCAAATCCCCTTATGGAACACTTCTTCAAGTCCCTGAATCCATATTGGCAGAAATCCACAGCGTTGCGCGTGACCTTTATGAGCGAATTGAGCGTAAATTTTCCCCTGATGGGATTACGCTGGTGCAAAACAACGGACACTTTAACGAATTAAGCCACTATCACTTGCATATTTTCCCCCGCTATAAGCGAGATAGTTTTGCGTTTGGACGCGATGGGCTCAATATTAAACCTCAAGAGGTTCTGCGTACTTCACTTGAGGGGTTATAG
- a CDS encoding alanine racemase → MSDAFTAKLHPQTRSLLAEHQAKLFEWAAALGAPLHLVFPQRFAENIETLQANFITLRLEHEIYFAKKANKAQCFTQVASNHDIGIDVASVQEFELALSGGIQGEKIGVSGPHKSDALLSLALVHQALIAIDSSAELNSVITLARQRKRPARVLLRLQTQPTKASRFGSSLCQLTPLLAQCREYKEWVSLEGFSCHLSGYCPQARGQSIHTLIGAIDEARQIGLSPSKVNIGGGLPVSYLQNEQWQQALDFECFFAGKTFAGFYPYHNEQSPADTLHAILAVKNTHGQTALAALRQRSLTLMLEPGRALLDEAGISLFKVQGTKPHLGTSDCHIATLSGSSLSLSEQWFESEYLPSPLLLTAHSNRKQGAYRVAFGGATCLDSDMLSWRFIPLSQLPQRDDLMVYLNTAGYQMDSNESEFHSMPLPRKIAVTWENNRLSWQLLS, encoded by the coding sequence ATGAGTGACGCCTTCACTGCAAAATTGCATCCACAAACGCGAAGCCTGCTCGCGGAGCATCAAGCCAAGTTATTTGAATGGGCAGCGGCATTGGGAGCACCGCTACATTTAGTGTTTCCTCAGCGTTTTGCGGAAAATATCGAAACCCTGCAAGCCAACTTTATAACGCTTAGGCTTGAGCATGAGATTTATTTTGCAAAAAAAGCTAACAAAGCCCAATGTTTTACTCAAGTCGCGTCTAATCACGATATAGGAATAGACGTGGCTAGTGTGCAAGAGTTTGAACTTGCCCTAAGCGGTGGTATTCAAGGTGAAAAAATTGGTGTATCTGGTCCGCATAAATCAGATGCACTACTTAGCTTAGCGCTTGTACATCAAGCGCTTATCGCTATTGACTCAAGTGCTGAGTTAAACTCCGTCATTACACTGGCCCGCCAGCGAAAGCGCCCTGCACGGGTGCTACTGCGTTTACAAACACAACCAACTAAAGCCTCACGCTTTGGCAGTTCACTGTGCCAGCTTACGCCATTATTGGCCCAGTGCCGAGAATACAAGGAGTGGGTAAGCTTGGAAGGATTTAGCTGCCACTTAAGCGGATACTGCCCACAAGCACGTGGCCAGAGCATTCATACTTTAATCGGTGCGATAGACGAGGCTAGGCAAATAGGACTGTCGCCATCAAAAGTGAATATTGGCGGTGGCTTGCCCGTCTCCTATCTACAAAATGAGCAGTGGCAACAAGCCTTGGACTTTGAATGCTTTTTTGCAGGTAAAACCTTTGCAGGGTTTTATCCCTACCATAATGAGCAAAGCCCTGCGGATACCTTACACGCTATTTTGGCAGTGAAGAACACACATGGACAAACCGCATTAGCAGCATTACGCCAAAGGAGCCTTACATTAATGCTCGAGCCTGGCCGAGCACTGCTCGATGAAGCTGGTATTAGCTTGTTTAAAGTGCAAGGGACAAAGCCGCACCTAGGCACATCTGACTGTCATATCGCTACACTTTCGGGCTCAAGCTTATCGCTGTCAGAACAGTGGTTTGAAAGTGAATACTTGCCGAGTCCGCTGTTACTCACGGCACATTCAAACCGCAAACAAGGAGCGTATCGCGTGGCTTTTGGCGGTGCAACCTGTCTAGATAGCGACATGCTAAGCTGGCGGTTTATCCCCTTGTCGCAACTACCACAGCGCGATGACTTAATGGTTTACCTCAACACCGCAGGATACCAAATGGATTCAAATGAATCCGAATTTCACTCAATGCCATTGCCACGAAAAATCGCCGTAACGTGGGAGAACAACAGACTTTCTTGGCAACTACTTAGCTAA
- a CDS encoding cysteine synthase family protein, translated as MNINAQHSLASTLHLTPYLRVSQSIGNTPLMQFLSLPNGSKLYLKLEQFNPTGSAKIRMAKSMLDEAEASGQLKPGGWVVESTSGNTGVGLALLAAERGYRFTALVDNHAAKEKISNMKAFGAEVICVSEAGDDSLSTDIRDAMAAKLAKEQGAFWTAQHNNFANSRGYTGLAQEVFYELGEHITHLVGAVGTGGSLCGTTRALRDLGCHQLTTIGVEPVGSVIFGGPGLNYHQSGTGTPEGAEIGPVIEYELIDKGVKVSDKQAFNTARYLAKHYALMVGGSAGGVIYEALQALKTAPADSLFVVLVCDGGEKYLDTVFNDDWMAKHDLIDINIEQELYELLMQYKPTASA; from the coding sequence ATGAACATAAATGCGCAGCATTCGCTCGCCTCAACATTGCACCTAACCCCTTATTTAAGGGTATCGCAAAGCATTGGTAATACCCCGCTAATGCAGTTTTTAAGCCTACCAAACGGTAGCAAACTGTATCTTAAGCTTGAGCAGTTCAACCCCACCGGTAGCGCTAAGATCCGAATGGCGAAGTCTATGTTAGATGAAGCAGAAGCCAGTGGCCAACTGAAGCCGGGGGGCTGGGTCGTTGAGTCAACCTCCGGCAATACCGGCGTTGGTCTTGCACTGCTTGCAGCGGAGCGTGGCTATCGTTTTACCGCTCTTGTGGATAACCATGCGGCAAAAGAGAAAATCAGTAATATGAAAGCTTTTGGCGCGGAAGTGATCTGTGTTAGCGAAGCCGGAGACGACAGCTTATCGACTGATATTCGAGATGCAATGGCCGCAAAGCTGGCAAAAGAGCAAGGCGCATTTTGGACCGCCCAACACAATAATTTTGCCAATAGCCGCGGCTATACAGGACTGGCGCAAGAGGTCTTTTATGAACTTGGTGAACACATTACTCACCTTGTCGGTGCGGTTGGCACAGGTGGGTCGCTATGCGGCACAACAAGGGCTTTGCGCGACTTAGGTTGTCATCAACTCACAACGATTGGGGTTGAGCCTGTGGGTTCTGTGATTTTTGGTGGACCAGGACTGAATTATCATCAATCAGGAACGGGGACGCCGGAAGGCGCTGAGATAGGTCCAGTTATTGAGTATGAACTCATCGACAAAGGCGTGAAGGTATCTGACAAACAAGCGTTTAATACCGCCAGATACCTTGCCAAGCATTACGCCCTAATGGTCGGTGGTTCGGCTGGAGGGGTGATATACGAAGCACTACAGGCGTTAAAAACCGCCCCCGCCGATAGCTTATTTGTAGTACTCGTTTGTGACGGTGGCGAGAAATATCTCGATACCGTATTCAATGATGATTGGATGGCAAAGCACGACCTTATCGATATTAACATCGAGCAGGAACTCTATGAGCTATTAATGCAATATAAACCAACCGCGAGCGCCTAA
- a CDS encoding ABC transporter ATP-binding protein: MTTPVIQINNLQKRFGEYQALQGLCLSVHQGEILALLGPNGAGKTTTINCLLGFLQPDAGEITIAGINPQHDVVTARQQLAYIPEQVALYPRLSGLENLAYFSKMASIEKTDEAFRTLLGEVKLPSHAVDKPVATYSKGMRQKVGIAIALAKQAKALILDEPTSGLDPSASHEFSQLIQSLAKQGVAILMATHDLYRAQEDAHRVAIINQGQLVDTLVYEQLQEVQLESVYLKHIKVGV; the protein is encoded by the coding sequence ATGACTACACCTGTTATTCAAATCAATAACCTGCAAAAGCGCTTTGGTGAATACCAAGCGCTACAGGGACTATGCTTGAGCGTACATCAAGGTGAAATTCTAGCGCTGCTAGGCCCAAATGGGGCAGGTAAAACCACCACGATTAATTGCTTACTGGGCTTTTTACAACCGGATGCTGGGGAAATCACCATCGCTGGAATTAATCCACAGCATGACGTAGTAACGGCAAGGCAGCAACTGGCTTATATTCCTGAACAAGTCGCGCTTTATCCGCGACTTAGCGGACTTGAGAATCTCGCGTATTTCAGCAAAATGGCCAGCATAGAAAAGACCGACGAGGCCTTTCGCACACTGCTCGGTGAAGTAAAACTGCCAAGTCACGCTGTAGACAAACCCGTTGCAACCTATTCAAAAGGGATGCGACAAAAAGTGGGCATAGCCATTGCCCTTGCAAAGCAAGCCAAGGCATTGATTTTAGATGAGCCTACATCAGGTCTTGATCCTTCAGCCAGCCATGAATTTAGCCAGCTCATTCAGTCATTAGCAAAGCAAGGCGTCGCGATTTTAATGGCGACCCACGACTTATACCGTGCTCAAGAAGATGCCCATCGCGTGGCAATTATCAATCAAGGGCAATTAGTCGATACTTTAGTCTATGAGCAACTGCAAGAAGTCCAACTTGAATCCGTTTACCTCAAACATATCAAGGTGGGTGTCTGA
- a CDS encoding SGNH/GDSL hydrolase family protein, giving the protein MLKTLVTVALLASGSVAGAANHAATHHAIHYEGRVSKNYADGSVSFNWPGSQLHTKLTGRAFRIELMGYGDQFDVLIDGKFTKKLKTNANGVAETFTLFESTKAETVTIELVKRWEHYEHNTQLLSVDVDGKLDSIQQPQPHILFIGDSISAGFGSESTQRQCEWSEILDLSNARKAFPYMSAQQLGASFTQVSYSGLGLIRNWGGNQPHHTLRSYYNKMSAVFTDNTDFEDKFPQLIVIEVGTNDFSTAPTPAEPWQTIDEVKTQWVETMVVFTKQLRTRYPAVPIIYMPRPAYPYNFIIPATQDAIARLNQQDVGKLYSHTFDSPLEGCVWHPTASEHKDIAEKLVTFIKQQALF; this is encoded by the coding sequence ATGTTAAAAACGTTAGTTACGGTAGCTTTATTAGCTTCTGGAAGTGTCGCCGGTGCCGCAAATCACGCAGCGACCCATCATGCGATTCATTATGAAGGACGCGTCAGTAAAAACTATGCCGATGGCAGTGTGAGTTTTAATTGGCCCGGCAGCCAGCTGCATACTAAGCTCACCGGTCGCGCCTTTCGTATCGAGTTGATGGGCTATGGCGATCAATTCGATGTATTAATTGATGGCAAATTTACAAAAAAGCTAAAGACCAACGCCAATGGAGTCGCTGAGACCTTCACGCTATTTGAAAGTACAAAGGCAGAAACCGTCACAATTGAACTCGTTAAACGCTGGGAGCACTACGAACACAATACCCAGCTCCTAAGTGTTGATGTAGACGGAAAATTAGACTCAATCCAGCAGCCACAGCCCCATATCTTATTTATTGGCGATTCAATTAGCGCAGGCTTTGGCAGTGAGTCCACCCAAAGACAGTGTGAATGGAGTGAAATTCTTGATTTAAGTAACGCGCGTAAAGCATTTCCGTATATGAGCGCACAACAGTTGGGTGCCAGTTTTACCCAAGTTTCATACTCAGGTTTAGGCTTAATTCGAAATTGGGGTGGCAATCAGCCACATCATACGCTGCGTAGTTACTATAACAAAATGTCAGCAGTATTTACCGACAACACTGACTTTGAAGACAAGTTTCCACAGCTTATCGTCATTGAAGTAGGCACCAATGACTTTAGTACCGCTCCAACCCCTGCAGAGCCTTGGCAAACTATTGACGAAGTCAAAACGCAGTGGGTAGAAACAATGGTCGTTTTCACCAAACAGCTGCGTACAAGATACCCTGCGGTTCCCATTATTTATATGCCTCGTCCAGCATATCCGTATAACTTTATTATTCCTGCAACTCAAGATGCAATTGCAAGGCTTAACCAGCAAGATGTTGGAAAACTATATAGCCATACATTTGACTCACCATTAGAGGGCTGTGTGTGGCACCCCACCGCTTCAGAACATAAAGACATTGCTGAGAAACTCGTTACCTTTATCAAGCAGCAAGCACTTTTCTGA
- a CDS encoding DUF3526 domain-containing protein translates to MFQTTFKKEWLDTKRQGQGLWLGGIAVLLLLLACLTGFKSHQSYQQAVTEVSQSEQLRWLNQGEKGPHSAAHYGIYVVKPTTPLAALDAGLQAYQGNVLRLEAHIRNDSMFRSAQDNLPMSRFGSLSPAFVLQVLLPLLIILIGYPLLAREREQGTLKQLLASGASPAKLFIAKCALLFAISCLFLLPVALFLLYSQVTSTEPHTLRSGLFLLFYLVYLLLWSLLTTTLSSLLPTARRALITLLTIWAFTTLLLPKLAMNIATTIHPQGSGQAFQARLESEVYTEARVEAIAKFKQQTLTQYGVSNVEDLPFDYAGAQLQFGEQYADKIFDRLFSARLAQLEAQSQSYQLAGMLTPFIAIQTLSMATAASDFTHQQAFENAAEQHRRMMQEVLNFNQRDHGHKADGHYTAGEELWQQIPKFAFQYPNVIRYLPHYVISLFSLSFWLIALVLLSFFAIKKLRLEEQR, encoded by the coding sequence ATGTTTCAAACGACATTTAAAAAGGAATGGCTCGATACCAAGCGGCAGGGACAAGGGCTTTGGCTTGGAGGCATTGCAGTATTACTGCTCTTGCTTGCCTGCTTGACTGGTTTTAAAAGCCACCAAAGCTATCAGCAAGCCGTTACTGAAGTGTCCCAGTCAGAGCAATTACGCTGGCTAAATCAAGGTGAAAAAGGCCCCCATTCCGCCGCCCATTACGGTATTTATGTGGTCAAACCCACCACCCCACTGGCGGCACTCGATGCGGGATTACAAGCATACCAAGGGAATGTGTTGAGGCTTGAAGCTCATATTCGTAACGATAGTATGTTTAGAAGTGCGCAAGATAATTTGCCGATGTCACGTTTTGGCAGCTTATCACCGGCCTTTGTGCTACAAGTATTACTGCCGCTATTAATTATATTAATTGGCTACCCTCTACTTGCCCGAGAACGTGAGCAAGGCACCTTAAAACAACTACTCGCATCGGGCGCAAGCCCTGCAAAGTTGTTTATCGCCAAATGTGCGCTGCTTTTTGCTATTTCTTGCTTATTTTTATTGCCTGTTGCGCTTTTTTTACTTTATAGCCAAGTAACAAGCACGGAGCCTCATACACTCAGAAGTGGGTTATTTTTACTGTTTTATTTAGTTTACTTATTACTTTGGTCGTTACTCACCACCACGCTTTCAAGTTTACTGCCAACGGCAAGGCGCGCATTGATAACGCTATTGACCATTTGGGCATTTACAACGCTTTTACTACCAAAACTGGCGATGAATATCGCGACCACCATTCATCCGCAAGGTTCAGGTCAAGCATTTCAAGCAAGGCTTGAAAGTGAGGTTTATACCGAAGCACGAGTTGAAGCAATCGCAAAGTTCAAACAGCAAACATTGACTCAATATGGTGTCAGCAATGTGGAAGACTTACCCTTTGATTATGCCGGAGCACAACTCCAATTTGGTGAACAATACGCTGATAAAATCTTTGACCGCTTATTTTCAGCGCGTTTAGCTCAACTAGAAGCGCAATCACAAAGCTATCAACTTGCAGGGATGTTAACGCCGTTTATCGCAATACAAACGCTGTCGATGGCCACCGCCGCCAGCGACTTTACCCACCAGCAAGCATTTGAGAATGCGGCAGAGCAGCACCGCCGTATGATGCAAGAGGTGCTTAACTTTAATCAAAGAGATCATGGTCACAAAGCGGACGGACATTACACCGCGGGCGAGGAATTATGGCAGCAGATCCCAAAGTTCGCATTCCAATACCCCAATGTTATTCGTTACCTGCCTCACTACGTTATCAGCCTGTTTAGCCTGAGCTTTTGGCTAATCGCTCTGGTGTTATTGAGTTTCTTCGCGATTAAAAAGCTGCGTTTGGAGGAGCAAAGATGA
- a CDS encoding GNAT family N-acetyltransferase, whose product MLIKRCPLGSSECALFIVAQLLPRLLGGKSSVATKTHSEEQKSNSKGQQALMREVSEADVFPHFSQLGRDTYLNEILPGVTQVMCNANFVGAKALLNGELIGFALLRDGNYLTHLFVAKSAQGKGVGRQLLDTVLASASAAQVSLCSSLNAASFYLALGFQATGQEAQKNGIRFIPMRLDRT is encoded by the coding sequence ATGCTAATCAAGCGCTGCCCTTTGGGTTCATCTGAGTGCGCTTTGTTCATTGTTGCTCAACTTTTGCCTAGATTACTAGGCGGCAAGTCGAGCGTCGCGACCAAAACACACTCAGAAGAACAAAAATCAAACAGCAAAGGTCAACAGGCCCTAATGCGTGAAGTTTCAGAGGCTGACGTCTTCCCCCATTTTTCGCAGCTTGGAAGAGATACTTATTTAAACGAAATATTACCTGGAGTGACTCAGGTGATGTGCAACGCCAATTTTGTCGGTGCCAAGGCGTTATTAAACGGTGAGCTGATTGGATTTGCTTTATTAAGAGATGGTAACTATCTCACCCATTTATTTGTTGCCAAGTCAGCCCAAGGTAAAGGGGTTGGTCGGCAACTATTAGATACTGTGCTAGCGAGTGCATCCGCAGCTCAAGTCTCATTGTGCTCATCGCTAAATGCAGCATCTTTTTATCTCGCGCTAGGTTTTCAGGCGACAGGGCAAGAAGCACAGAAAAACGGTATTAGATTTATTCCAATGAGGTTAGATCGAACTTAA
- a CDS encoding TonB-dependent receptor, whose amino-acid sequence MGLNYNPSDQLAFYASYSEGAGEGGVAVIGSGAINEGESLGPQESEQIEAGIKYQTDTMNYSIAVFEIEKMLEYHNHITNYFVQDGVQSHKGIELNASGSFAHGLATVASITLMDPSLDKLDGEPALNGNTPANVPEFQANLYVDYQLPFWEALSINAGIFHVGEREQNVNNTLQLPAYTRFDLGAKYHFTDINTTLRLKAENLFDKEYWLSGGAKGIDWGVAPGRGRTFIASLSVSF is encoded by the coding sequence ATAGGCCTTAACTACAACCCAAGCGATCAGCTCGCGTTTTACGCCAGTTACTCAGAAGGCGCGGGGGAAGGCGGCGTTGCAGTCATCGGCAGCGGTGCAATAAATGAAGGAGAATCACTCGGCCCCCAAGAAAGCGAGCAAATTGAAGCCGGTATAAAATACCAAACGGACACCATGAACTACTCGATAGCCGTTTTCGAAATAGAAAAAATGTTGGAGTACCACAATCACATTACTAACTATTTCGTGCAAGACGGTGTCCAGTCACATAAAGGTATTGAGCTCAATGCCAGTGGCTCATTCGCTCACGGCCTTGCAACCGTAGCATCCATCACCTTGATGGACCCCAGCTTAGATAAGCTTGACGGCGAGCCCGCGCTTAATGGCAACACCCCAGCCAATGTGCCAGAATTTCAAGCGAATCTCTATGTCGACTACCAGTTGCCATTTTGGGAGGCATTAAGCATCAATGCGGGTATTTTCCATGTTGGTGAACGCGAACAAAACGTCAATAACACCCTACAGTTACCAGCCTACACGCGCTTCGACTTGGGCGCGAAGTACCACTTTACTGACATTAACACCACGCTTCGACTCAAAGCCGAAAACCTGTTCGACAAAGAATATTGGCTATCTGGCGGTGCCAAAGGCATAGATTGGGGAGTCGCTCCCGGTCGTGGCCGCACTTTTATCGCCTCATTAAGCGTGAGCTTTTAA
- a CDS encoding GNAT family N-acetyltransferase: MREVSEADVFPHFSQLGRDTYLNEILPGVTQVMCNANFVGAKALLNGELIGFALLRDGNYLTHLFVAKSAQGKGVGRQLLDTVLASASAAQVSLCSSLNAASFYLALGFQATGQEAQKNGIRFIPMRLDRT; encoded by the coding sequence ATGCGTGAAGTTTCAGAGGCTGACGTCTTCCCCCATTTTTCGCAGCTTGGAAGAGATACTTATTTAAACGAAATATTACCTGGAGTGACTCAGGTGATGTGCAACGCCAATTTTGTCGGTGCCAAGGCGTTATTAAACGGTGAGCTGATTGGATTTGCTTTATTAAGAGATGGTAACTATCTCACCCATTTATTTGTTGCCAAGTCAGCCCAAGGTAAAGGGGTTGGTCGGCAACTATTAGATACTGTGCTAGCGAGTGCATCCGCAGCTCAAGTCTCATTGTGCTCATCGCTAAATGCAGCATCTTTTTATCTCGCGCTAGGTTTTCAGGCGACAGGGCAAGAAGCACAGAAAAACGGTATTAGATTTATTCCAATGAGGTTAGATCGAACTTAA
- a CDS encoding DUF3526 domain-containing protein, protein MKRLMLATEFKNLWREKLVLALLLTTSMLALVAFLNAHYFAKKQHDVVLAAQQMQQQAIQDAKAGLPERLASTADYKWWEDPYDLRGQAFYLMQNYATKAPLATSPIATGQADVLPYYFKMLIKEKQHIVHQYDYVHPLSLLLGQFDLSFVIVYLLPLLIIGICFNALASERQDGQLRLLMLQGGSATRLLTYQLLLRSALIVLPFLSISSLLLITIREQLGVIELLSYNLIALCYCGFWIALTAWVNSRAKSAANNAATLVTCWLALVIVVPALVNTSIALLDPTPSRIHYIDSLRAASDDAQKASEKTLAQYFQDHPELAKNGSGASDYATKKIATINSVERAMAAQDVRFFTAQQAQQHNAQKLQYLSPALIAQTLLVDLAGNGLARHHAFMEEVEAHHQALQGFFANEIAKANQRGDFAPCEGCSAKPTLMDLANIPQFSNDFATPVNNYTPLIWLLLLAVGLLFIAKRHVNKLDSANNKEVLVV, encoded by the coding sequence ATGAAACGCTTAATGTTAGCTACTGAGTTTAAAAACCTCTGGCGAGAAAAGCTCGTACTCGCGCTGTTATTAACCACCAGCATGCTCGCGCTAGTGGCATTTCTTAACGCCCATTACTTTGCTAAAAAACAGCATGACGTAGTACTTGCCGCACAGCAAATGCAGCAACAGGCCATCCAAGATGCCAAAGCTGGATTACCCGAAAGACTCGCCAGCACAGCAGACTATAAGTGGTGGGAAGACCCGTACGACCTGCGCGGGCAGGCTTTTTACTTGATGCAAAATTACGCCACCAAAGCCCCGCTTGCAACGTCGCCAATCGCAACAGGGCAAGCCGACGTATTACCTTACTATTTTAAGATGCTAATCAAAGAGAAACAGCACATCGTTCATCAATATGACTATGTTCACCCACTATCTCTATTGTTAGGCCAGTTCGATTTAAGTTTTGTGATTGTCTACTTACTGCCATTGCTCATTATTGGCATTTGCTTTAATGCCTTGGCAAGTGAACGCCAAGATGGGCAGCTAAGACTACTGATGCTGCAAGGAGGCAGTGCGACCCGCCTTCTGACTTATCAATTATTGCTGCGAAGTGCGTTAATTGTGCTGCCATTTTTAAGTATTAGTAGCCTGCTTTTAATAACAATACGAGAGCAGCTAGGGGTGATTGAACTGCTGAGTTATAACCTTATCGCACTATGTTATTGTGGCTTTTGGATTGCCTTAACCGCTTGGGTAAATAGCAGAGCTAAAAGTGCGGCAAATAACGCAGCTACCTTAGTCACCTGTTGGCTTGCCTTGGTGATTGTGGTTCCAGCTTTGGTCAATACCAGCATCGCATTACTCGACCCAACCCCTTCACGAATTCACTATATAGATAGCCTCCGTGCCGCCAGCGACGATGCCCAAAAAGCGAGTGAAAAGACCTTAGCTCAGTATTTTCAAGATCATCCAGAGCTTGCAAAAAATGGCAGTGGTGCCAGCGATTACGCCACCAAAAAAATTGCTACTATTAATTCTGTCGAACGCGCAATGGCAGCCCAAGATGTACGATTTTTTACGGCGCAACAAGCACAGCAACATAATGCGCAAAAGCTACAATATCTCTCCCCCGCACTCATCGCACAAACACTGTTGGTTGATTTAGCGGGCAATGGATTAGCACGTCATCACGCCTTTATGGAAGAAGTTGAAGCTCATCATCAAGCACTACAAGGTTTCTTTGCCAACGAAATTGCCAAAGCCAATCAAAGAGGCGATTTTGCACCTTGTGAGGGTTGTAGCGCAAAGCCAACGCTCATGGATCTTGCGAATATTCCTCAATTTAGCAATGACTTTGCCACACCTGTGAACAACTACACGCCACTAATTTGGTTGCTGCTACTAGCCGTTGGCTTACTCTTTATAGCAAAACGCCACGTCAACAAGTTAGACAGTGCAAACAACAAAGAGGTGTTAGTCGTATGA